The nucleotide window TAAAGACCCTTTTGCTGTCAACATAAAAATATGAACATCAGAGGTTTGTCGAACAATTTTACAGACCTCTTCACCGCTAATATCCGGCAGCATTAAATCTAGAATAACCAGGTCAAATCTTTCAGCCATAAAAAGATCAATTCCTTTTAATCCCGTATCAGCGGAGCGAACCAGGTATCCTGCTTTTTCTAAATAGGCTTTTATTACTCCTAAAACGCTTTGTTCATCTTCAACTAATAAGATCTGATTCATGGAAATCACCCTTAACGAGAATTTATATGTATTCAGTATAATAGCTATAGATAGTGTAAAAATTGAAAAAGGCTGACAATTATGTGTCAGCCCATTAAAAACAATCTGTCGTTAACATTCTATAGTTTTACTTTTTGTAATCGCAATGCATTCAGAACAACCGAAACAGAACTGAATGCCATCGCAGCACCGGCAAGCCATGGTGCAAGGAACCCAAGAGCCGCAATTGGGATTCCCAATGAGTTATAGGCCAGCGCCCAGAACAGATTTTGTTTAATATTCGTAATGGTCTTTTTACTCATAAAGATGGCATCTGCAATGCTATTTAAATCACCGCGAATCAGTGTGATATCAGCCGCTTCCATTGCGACATCTGTTCCGGTGCCAATGGCCATTCCAATGTCAGCAATTGCTAATGCCGGGGCATCATTAATTCCGTCTCCAACCATAGCCACTTTCTTGCCTTGTGACTGCAATTTTTTGATTTCATCGGCTTTTCCCTCGGGAAGAACTTCAGCGATAACATGATCAATCCCCGCTTGTGTGGCAATTGCCTCCGCAGTCCGCTGATTATCACCTGTAATCATAATGACATCGAGTCCCATTTCCTTCAAACGCCCAATTGCCATTTTGGAAGTTCCCTTGATGGTATCTGCAACAGCAACCAACCCTGCATATTGTTCATTGATCGCCACAAGCATGGCAGTTTTACCAACCGTCTCTAATTCAGACATTATTTTAAGAGATTTTTCAACATTGACATCATACATGTTCATTAATTTTCGTGTACCAATTAACACTTCATTTCCATCCACAGTTGCTTTAATGCCAAACCCGGGGATAGCTTCAAACCTCGAAACCCCCTTCAAAGGCATTCCCTTTTCTTTTATTCCTTTGACAATAGCTTCGGCCAGCGGGTGTTCCGATTGTTTTTCTGCTGAGCCAACGATTACTAAGAATTCTTCTTCAGTCCATGTTTCAACCGGGAAAACATCGGTTAGTACAGGAGTTCCGTTCGTAACCGTGCCGGTTTTATCTAGGACAACAGCAATAATCCGGTGGGTCATTTCTAAATGTTCGCCGCCTTTAAAAAGGATGCCGTATTCAGCAGAACGACCGGAACCAGCCATTATCGATGTTGGTGTAGCAAGCCCTAGGGCACATGGACAGGCAATGACAAGGACTGCAATCATTTTCTCGAGAGCTTCCGCAAAATCCCCTGGAGTTGCCCATAGATACCACACAATAAACGTTAGAACTGCTAAGCCCACAACAATCGGAACAAACACACCGGAAATTTTATCAGCAAGTCGTTGAATAGGAGCCTTTGAGCCTTGAGCTTCCTCCACTAGTTTAATAATTTGTGCTAACGCTGTATCTTTACCGACCTTTGCGGCTTTAACCTTTAAAAAGCCATTTTTGTTTATGGTTGCACCAATCACGGGATCGCCGATTTTTTTATCAACAGGCACACTTTCACCGGTTAACATCGACTCGTCAATTGCTGACTGACCCTCAATAATAATCCCATCAACTGGAATCTTTTCACCCGGTTTAATATGGAGGAAATCGCCAACGACTACTTCCTCAAGAGGAATTTCCAGCTCCATTCCTTCTCGTTCGACAACGGCCGTCTTCGCCTGAAGTCCCATCAATTTTTTTATGGCTTCAGAGGACCGGCCTTTTGCTTTTGCTTCAAACAACTTTCCTAGAATAATCAAGGTAATCAATACAGCACTCGTTTCAAAATAGAGCTCCACCATATGAACCT belongs to Neobacillus sp. OS1-2 and includes:
- a CDS encoding heavy metal translocating P-type ATPase, translated to MSHSLKETNIQISGMTCAACATRIEKGLNKLVGVESANVNLALEKSAIKYDPLQINVDDIEKKIRDLGYEVVTEKTELDITGMTCAACSTRIEKGLNKLEGVIKANVNLALEKATIEFNGSVLSTNDIIKKVENLGYGAKIKEGAKDSSDYREKEIAKQTKKLLFSAILSVPLLWAMAGHFSFTSFIWVPEIFMNPWFQFLLATPVQFIIGSQFYIGAYKALKNKSANMDVLVALGTSAAYFYSLYQAILTISGKVHMVELYFETSAVLITLIILGKLFEAKAKGRSSEAIKKLMGLQAKTAVVEREGMELEIPLEEVVVGDFLHIKPGEKIPVDGIIIEGQSAIDESMLTGESVPVDKKIGDPVIGATINKNGFLKVKAAKVGKDTALAQIIKLVEEAQGSKAPIQRLADKISGVFVPIVVGLAVLTFIVWYLWATPGDFAEALEKMIAVLVIACPCALGLATPTSIMAGSGRSAEYGILFKGGEHLEMTHRIIAVVLDKTGTVTNGTPVLTDVFPVETWTEEEFLVIVGSAEKQSEHPLAEAIVKGIKEKGMPLKGVSRFEAIPGFGIKATVDGNEVLIGTRKLMNMYDVNVEKSLKIMSELETVGKTAMLVAINEQYAGLVAVADTIKGTSKMAIGRLKEMGLDVIMITGDNQRTAEAIATQAGIDHVIAEVLPEGKADEIKKLQSQGKKVAMVGDGINDAPALAIADIGMAIGTGTDVAMEAADITLIRGDLNSIADAIFMSKKTITNIKQNLFWALAYNSLGIPIAALGFLAPWLAGAAMAFSSVSVVLNALRLQKVKL